Proteins encoded in a region of the Streptomyces sp. NBC_01471 genome:
- a CDS encoding 1-aminocyclopropane-1-carboxylate deaminase/D-cysteine desulfhydrase has product MSPGVPDPGPGAGHHRLRPLLPSPLEPLDDERFTRNGVRLLLKRDDLIHPDLPGNKWRKLVPNLTAAAGRTVLTFGGAYSNHLRATAAAGRLLGFPTVGVVRGDELAHRPLNPSLAQCAADGMRLYFVDRGAYRAKAVPAGLDTAGMYVVPEGGSNAAAVRGCRALGRELHGLADTVAVAVGTGGTLAGLAAGLTADQRAIGFPVLKGGFLATEVAALQQAAFGARTGDWRLDDRFHCGGYARTTPELESFAAGFEERHGVPVERVYVAKMLYGLTELAADGAFPAGTRIAAVITGQPDSSSR; this is encoded by the coding sequence ATGTCCCCTGGAGTCCCCGATCCCGGTCCCGGCGCCGGTCACCACCGGCTGCGGCCGCTGCTGCCGTCGCCGCTGGAGCCGCTCGACGACGAGCGCTTCACCCGGAACGGCGTACGGCTGCTGCTCAAACGTGACGACCTGATCCATCCGGATCTGCCGGGCAACAAATGGCGCAAACTCGTGCCCAATCTGACGGCAGCCGCCGGGCGGACCGTGCTGACGTTCGGCGGCGCGTACTCCAACCATCTGCGGGCCACCGCAGCGGCGGGCCGGCTGCTCGGCTTCCCGACGGTCGGTGTCGTACGCGGCGACGAGCTGGCCCACCGCCCGCTCAACCCCTCCCTCGCGCAGTGCGCCGCCGACGGTATGCGGCTGTACTTCGTGGACCGCGGGGCCTACCGCGCCAAGGCGGTCCCGGCCGGTCTCGACACCGCCGGGATGTACGTCGTCCCCGAGGGCGGCAGCAACGCCGCGGCCGTGCGCGGCTGCCGCGCGCTCGGCCGGGAACTGCACGGGCTCGCCGACACCGTGGCGGTGGCCGTCGGCACCGGCGGCACGCTCGCGGGCCTGGCGGCCGGCCTCACGGCGGACCAGCGCGCCATCGGGTTCCCCGTCCTGAAGGGCGGCTTCCTCGCCACCGAGGTCGCGGCGCTCCAGCAGGCCGCCTTCGGAGCCCGCACCGGTGACTGGCGCCTCGACGACCGGTTCCACTGCGGCGGGTACGCCCGCACGACCCCTGAGCTCGAATCCTTCGCCGCCGGATTCGAGGAGCGGCACGGAGTCCCCGTCGAGCGGGTCTATGTCGCCAAAATGCTGTACGGGCTGACGGAGCTGGCCGCCGATGGCGCGTTCCCGGCGGGCACCCGGATCGCCGCCGTCATCACCGGTCAGCCCGACTCCTCCTCGCGGTAG
- a CDS encoding Na+/H+ antiporter, producing MDALPLVALVAGSAAVAGAARRTPVAAPLLLVAVGLGAAYLPGVPEYTLDPGVVLPLVLPPLLYTAAVDSSYLDLRANLRPVALLSVGYVLFATLAVGWLAHLIVPDLPLIPALVLGAVIAPPDAVAATAIARRLGLPSRLTTVLQGESLVNDATAITAYKVALAAAVGAGVSWAEGLREFALASVGGIGVGLVLMVPLHWLRTHLKEALLQNTLSLLIPFVAYAAAERVHASGVLAVVVVALYLGHRSWQVDFATRLQEEAVWKMVSFILESTVFALIGLQLPFVLRGLGAYGGAEAAWYAAAVFVVVVVVRFVWVFPATFLPRVISSRIREREPDTDWTAPVVVGWAGMRGVVSLAIAFSIPLTAHGAPFPARNLVLFLTFTTVIATLVVQGLSLPPLIRLLRIPGRDTHAETLAEAQAQNEASQAAEDLLNSMLADEDNGLPEPLADRLRTVMARRRNAVWERLGTVNEHTGESADETYRRLARAMIGAERAVFVELRDRRRIDDELLRTLLRRLDLEEAAAYREEESG from the coding sequence ATGGACGCATTGCCGCTGGTGGCACTGGTGGCGGGCAGCGCGGCGGTGGCGGGCGCGGCACGCCGGACACCGGTGGCCGCCCCGCTGCTGCTGGTCGCCGTCGGGCTGGGCGCCGCGTATCTGCCGGGGGTGCCCGAGTACACCCTGGATCCGGGCGTCGTCCTGCCGCTGGTGCTGCCGCCGCTGCTCTACACGGCGGCCGTCGACTCCTCGTACCTGGACCTCCGTGCCAATCTGCGGCCCGTCGCGCTGCTCTCGGTCGGCTATGTGCTCTTCGCGACCCTCGCGGTGGGCTGGCTCGCCCATCTGATCGTGCCGGATCTCCCGCTCATCCCTGCCCTGGTGCTCGGCGCGGTGATCGCACCGCCCGACGCGGTGGCGGCCACGGCCATCGCCCGGCGCCTCGGGCTGCCCTCCCGGCTCACGACGGTCCTGCAGGGTGAATCGCTCGTCAACGACGCGACCGCGATCACCGCCTACAAGGTGGCACTGGCGGCCGCGGTGGGCGCCGGGGTCTCCTGGGCGGAGGGGCTCCGGGAATTCGCACTGGCGTCGGTCGGCGGAATCGGCGTCGGTCTGGTCCTGATGGTTCCGCTGCACTGGCTGCGTACGCATCTCAAGGAGGCGCTGCTGCAGAACACCCTCTCGCTGCTGATTCCCTTCGTCGCCTATGCGGCGGCGGAGCGGGTGCACGCTTCGGGGGTGCTCGCCGTGGTGGTTGTCGCGCTCTATCTGGGACACCGTTCCTGGCAGGTCGACTTCGCCACCCGGCTTCAGGAGGAGGCCGTCTGGAAAATGGTCTCCTTCATTCTCGAATCGACGGTCTTCGCGCTGATCGGACTGCAATTGCCCTTTGTGCTCCGGGGGCTTGGGGCTTACGGCGGAGCAGAGGCCGCCTGGTATGCGGCGGCCGTTTTCGTGGTGGTCGTGGTGGTGCGCTTCGTCTGGGTGTTTCCCGCCACTTTCCTGCCGCGGGTGATCTCCAGCAGGATCCGGGAACGCGAACCCGATACGGACTGGACCGCGCCGGTCGTCGTCGGCTGGGCCGGAATGCGCGGCGTGGTCTCGCTCGCCATCGCCTTCTCGATCCCGCTGACCGCGCACGGCGCACCGTTCCCGGCCCGGAATCTGGTGCTGTTCCTGACCTTTACGACGGTGATCGCCACGCTGGTCGTCCAGGGGCTCTCCCTGCCGCCGCTGATCCGGCTGCTCAGGATCCCGGGCCGTGACACGCACGCCGAGACGCTCGCCGAGGCCCAGGCGCAGAACGAGGCGTCCCAGGCGGCGGAGGACCTGCTGAACTCGATGCTGGCCGACGAGGACAACGGACTCCCGGAACCACTCGCCGACCGGTTGCGCACCGTGATGGCGCGGCGCAGGAACGCGGTCTGGGAGCGGCTCGGCACGGTGAACGAGCACACCGGGGAGAGCGCCGACGAGACCTACCGGCGGCTCGCACGGGCGATGATCGGCGCCGAGCGCGCGGTCTTCGTCGAGCTGCGCGACCGGCGGCGCATCGACGACGAGCTCCTCCGGACGCTGCTGCGCAGGCTCGATCTGGAGGAGGCGGCGGCCTACCGCGAGGAGGAGTCGGGCTGA
- a CDS encoding UBP-type zinc finger domain-containing protein, with amino-acid sequence MSECQHVAELPRPEPAPLSDTCPECLAIGSHPVQLRLCLVCGHVGCCDSSPHQHATGHFKETGHAVMRSFEPGESWRWCFVDGSIV; translated from the coding sequence ATGAGCGAGTGCCAGCATGTTGCAGAACTGCCGCGCCCCGAGCCGGCCCCGTTGAGCGACACCTGTCCCGAGTGCCTGGCCATCGGGAGCCATCCCGTACAGCTGCGCCTGTGCCTGGTGTGCGGGCATGTGGGCTGCTGCGACTCGTCCCCGCACCAGCACGCCACCGGGCACTTCAAGGAGACCGGGCACGCGGTGATGCGGAGTTTCGAGCCGGGAGAGAGCTGGCGGTGGTGCTTTGTCGACGGTTCGATCGTCTGA
- a CDS encoding anti-sigma regulatory factor gives MSQIAGEPGTQDFVEVRLPAAGAYLSVLRTATAGLAARLDFTLDEIEDLRIAVDEACAILLQQAVPGSVLSCVFRLVEDSLEVTVSAPTTDGRAPERDTFAWTVLSALAGKVESTVADDRTVSISLYKQRGAGPGPA, from the coding sequence GTGTCCCAGATCGCAGGCGAGCCCGGGACCCAGGACTTCGTGGAAGTCCGGCTGCCCGCTGCGGGTGCCTACCTGTCTGTGCTGCGCACGGCCACGGCCGGCCTCGCAGCACGCTTGGACTTCACCCTCGACGAGATCGAGGACCTGCGCATCGCGGTCGATGAGGCCTGCGCGATCCTGCTTCAGCAGGCCGTGCCGGGCTCCGTGCTGAGCTGCGTGTTCCGCCTCGTCGAGGACTCCCTCGAAGTGACGGTGTCCGCGCCCACCACGGACGGCCGCGCACCGGAGCGCGACACCTTCGCCTGGACGGTGCTCTCGGCACTGGCGGGCAAGGTCGAGTCGACGGTGGCCGACGACCGTACGGTCAGCATCAGTCTGTACAAACAGCGCGGCGCTGGACCTGGACCGGCGTGA
- a CDS encoding RNA polymerase sigma factor SigF, producing the protein MDGALGTGGQGRVDGGRRPYGQHQSVQTARRWTWTGVNGDGPVRDDERGGRALGTGDIPEQQARPHPVDGLLESADQAGLMSEQHEHHEQHNPRDRSGARALFIELRELPDGSPEKAELRNRLVRMHLPLVEHLARRFRNRGEPLDDLTQVATIGLIKSVDRFDPDRGVEFSTYATPTVVGEIKRHFRDKGWAVRVPRRLQELRLSLTTATAELSQQHGRAPTVHELAERLGISEEEVLEGLESANAYSTLSLDVPDTDDESPAVADTLGSEDEALEGVEYRESLKPLLEDLPPREKRILLLRFFGNMTQSQIAQEVGISQMHVSRLLARTLAQLRERLLVEE; encoded by the coding sequence CTGGACGGTGCTCTCGGCACTGGCGGGCAAGGTCGAGTCGACGGTGGCCGACGACCGTACGGTCAGCATCAGTCTGTACAAACAGCGCGGCGCTGGACCTGGACCGGCGTGAACGGGGACGGACCGGTGCGGGACGACGAGCGCGGCGGGCGGGCGCTGGGCACGGGGGACATCCCGGAGCAACAGGCCCGGCCGCATCCGGTGGACGGCCTTTTGGAGTCGGCGGATCAGGCGGGCCTCATGAGCGAGCAACACGAGCACCACGAGCAGCACAACCCGCGGGACCGCAGCGGGGCGCGGGCGCTCTTCATCGAGCTGCGCGAGCTCCCGGACGGTTCCCCCGAGAAGGCCGAACTGCGCAACAGGCTGGTGCGGATGCATCTGCCGCTGGTCGAGCATCTGGCCCGCCGTTTCCGCAACCGCGGGGAGCCGCTGGACGACCTGACCCAGGTCGCCACAATCGGTCTGATCAAGTCGGTGGACCGGTTCGACCCGGACCGCGGGGTGGAGTTCTCCACGTACGCGACACCGACGGTGGTCGGCGAGATCAAGCGGCACTTCCGGGACAAGGGCTGGGCGGTCCGCGTGCCGCGCCGCCTCCAGGAGCTGCGGCTGTCGCTGACCACGGCCACCGCGGAGCTCTCCCAGCAGCACGGCCGGGCGCCCACGGTCCATGAGCTGGCGGAGCGTCTTGGCATCTCGGAGGAAGAGGTCCTGGAGGGCCTGGAATCCGCGAACGCGTACTCGACCCTCTCGCTGGACGTGCCCGACACGGACGACGAGTCGCCGGCGGTGGCGGACACCCTGGGCTCGGAGGACGAGGCGCTCGAAGGTGTCGAGTACCGCGAGTCCCTCAAGCCGCTGCTGGAGGATCTGCCCCCGCGAGAGAAGCGGATTCTGCTGCTCCGGTTCTTCGGGAACATGACGCAGTCGCAGATCGCCCAGGAAGTGGGGATCTCGCAGATGCATGTCTCGCGGCTGCTGGCCAGGACACTGGCCCAGCTGCGGGAGCGTTTGCTGGTCGAGGAGTAA